A region from the Arvicola amphibius chromosome 12, mArvAmp1.2, whole genome shotgun sequence genome encodes:
- the Atf5 gene encoding cyclic AMP-dependent transcription factor ATF-5 produces the protein MSLLATLGLELDRTLLPASGLGWLVDYGKLPLAPAPLGPYEVLGGALEGGLPGGGEPLAGDGFSDWMTERVDFTALLPLEAPLPPGTLPPPSPAPPDLEAMASLLKKELEQMEDFFLDAPLLPPPSPPPPPPAPSLPLPLPLPTFDLPQPPTLDTLDLLAVYCRSEAGPGDSGLAALPVPQQQPPPPPLAPLPSPSRSVPYPAPATTRGDRKQKKRDQNKSAALRYRQRKRAEGEALEGECQGLEARNRELRERAESVEREIQYVKDLLIEVYKARSQRTRST, from the exons ATGTCACTCCTGGCgaccctggggctggagctggacAGGACCCTGCTCCCAGCTAGCGGGCTGGGCTGGCTCGTAGACTATGGGAAACTCCCCCTGGCCCCTGCCCCCCTGGGCCCCTATGAGGTCCTTGGGGGAGCCCTGGAGGGCGGGCTTCCAGGGGGGGGAGAGCCCCTGGCAG GTGACGGATTCTCTGATTGGATGACAGAGCGGGTTGACTTCACGGCCCTCCTCCCTCTGGAGGCCCCTCTGCCCCCAGGGACCCTCCCTCCACCATCCCCAGCACCCCCTGACCTGGAAGCCATGGCATCCCTGCTCAAGAAGGAGCTAGAACAGATGGAAGACTTCTTCCTTGATGCCCCACTCCTCCCaccaccctcaccaccaccaccaccaccagcaccctccctgcccctgcccttgCCCCTGCCCACCTTTgacctccctcagcctcctactCTGGATACCCTAGACCTGCTGGCTGTCTACTGCCGCAGTGAGGCTGGGCCAGGTGATTCAGGCTTAGCAGCCCTGCCTGTCCCCCAgcagcagcctcctcctcctcctctggcccCTCTGCCTTCACCCTCCCGCTCAGTCCCCtatcctgctcctgccaccacccGAGGGGACCgcaagcagaagaagagagatcaGAACAAGTCAGCGGCTCTCAGGTACCGCCAGAGGAAGCGGGCAGAGGGCGAGGCCCTGGAGGGCGAGTGCCAGGGGCTGGAGGCTCGGAACCGGGAGCTGAGGGAGAGGGCCGAATCGGTGGAGCGGGAGATCCAGTACGTGAAGGACCTGCTAATCGAGGTGTACAAGGCCCGCAGCCAGAGGACCCGAAGCACCTAG
- the Nup62 gene encoding nuclear pore glycoprotein p62 encodes MSGFNFGGTGAPAGGFTFGTAKTATTTPATGFSFSSGTGGFTFGTPSQTTAATPSTGLFSLSTQTPTTQTPGFNFGTTPASGGTGFSLGISTPKLNLSNTAATSATANTGSFGLGSSTLTNAISNAGTSSQGTAPTGFVFGSSNTSAPSTGSTGFSFTSGSASQPGASGFGIGSVGSSTQPTALSGSPFTPATLVTTTAGTAQPAAVAPTAATTSAGSTLFASIAPAPASSSATGLSLSAPVTTSATPSAGTLGFSLKAPGAAPGPSTTISSTTASTTTTSTTTSGFALSLKPLVSAGPSSVATTGTVLPGSSSAAGTTTGPAMTYAQLESLINKWSLELEDQERHFLQQATQVNAWDRTLIENGEKITSLHREVEKVKLDQKRLDQELDFILSQQKELEDLLSPLEESVKEQSGTIYLQHADEEREKTFKLAENIDAQLKRMAQDLKDIIEHLNMAGGPADTSDPLQQICKILNAHMDSLQWVDQSSALLQRRVEEASRVCEGRRKEQERSLRIAFD; translated from the coding sequence ATGAGTGGGTTTAACTTTGGAGGCACCGGGGCCCCTGCTGGCGGCTTTACATTTGGCACTGCGAAGACTGCAACCACTACACCCGCCActggcttttccttctcttctggcaCTGGAGGGTTTACTTTTGGGACTCCCTCCCAGACAACTGCAGCCACCCCTTCCACTGGCCTCTTCTCACTCTCCACACAGACCCCAACCACACAGACACCAGGATTCAACTTCGGGACAACACCTGCTTCTGGAGGAACTGGCTTCTCCCTGGGGATCAGCACCCCAAAGCTCAACCTGAGTAACACAGCTGCCACATCAGCCACAGCCAACACTGGCAGCTTTGGACTTGGTAGTAGCACCCTTACCAATGCCATCTCAAATGCTGGCACCTCCAGCCAGGGGACAGCCCCCACTGGCTTTGTATTTGGGTCCTCTAACACTTCTGCTCCATCTACTGGCTCCACAGGGTTCTCATTCACCAGTGGCAGTGCATCCCAGCCTGGAGCCTCTGGCTTTGGCATTGGCTCTGTGGGTAGTTCAACCCAGCCCACAGCACTGTCTGGCTCTCCCTTCACTCCAGCCACGCTGGTGACCACTACAGCAGGAACAGCACAGCCAGCTGCTGTTGCACCTACTGCTGCCACCACCAGTGCAGGGTCCACACTCTTTGCTTCCATAGCGCCTGCTCCTGCCTCATCCAGTGCTACAGGGCTCTCCCTCTCAGCTCCAGTGACAACTTCAGCCACTCCTAGTGCTGGGACTCTGGGCTTCAGCCTCAAGGCCCCTGGGGCAGCTCCTGGCCCCTCCACCACCATCTCCAGCACCACCGCCTCTACCACGACCACCTCCACCACAACCTCTGGCTTTGCCCTGAGCCTGAAGCCACTAGTGTCAGCTGGTCCCAGCAGTGTGGCCACTACTGGGACTgttctgcctggctccagcagtGCAGCTGGGACTACCACAGGTCCCGCGATGACCTATGCACAGCTGGAAAGCCTGATCAACAAGTGGAGCCTGGAGCTGGAGGATCAGGAGCGGCACTTCCTGCAACAGGCCACACAGGTCAATGCCTGGGATCGCACACTGATTGAGAACGGGGAGAAGATCACCAGTCTACATCGGGAGGTGGAAAAGGTGAAGCTGGATCAGAAGCGGCTGGATCAGGAGCTAGACTTCATCCTGTCACAGCAGAAGGAACTGGAGGACCTGCTGAGCCCATTGGAGGAGTCAGTGAAGGAGCAGAGTGGCACCATCTACCTTCAGCATGCGGATGAGGAGCGTGAGAAGACCTTCAAGCTGGCTGAGAACATCGATGCACAGCTCAAGCGCATGGCGCAGGACCTCAAGGATATCATCGAGCACCTGAATATGGCTGGTGGCCCTGCAGACACCAGCGACCCACTGCAGCAGATTTGCAAGATCCTCAATGCACACATGGACTCCCTGCAGTGGGTGGACCAAAGCTCTGCCCTGCTGCAGAGGAGAGTGGAAGAGGCCAGCCGCGTTTGTGAGGGCCGCCGTAAGGAGCAGGAGCGCAGTCTGCGCATTGCCTTCGACTAG
- the Il4i1 gene encoding L-amino-acid oxidase isoform X2, with the protein MGARRAPQRPACTPHHALVAILLGLAASLNWKAASSLNPFDKCMEDPDYEQLLKVVTWGLNRTLRPQRVAVVGAGIAGLTAAKVLGDAGHKVTVLEADNRIGGRILTFRDGKTGWIGELGAMRMPSSHRILHMLCKSLGLNLTQFTQYDENTWTEVNDVRLRNYVVEKMPEKLGYNLSHRERGRSPEDIYQMALNKALKDLKALGCKKAMKKFNRHTLLEYLLGEGNLTRPAVQLLGDVMSKEGFFYLSFAEALRAHSCLSDRLRYSRIVGGWDLLPRALLSSLSGPVLLNAPVVAITQGAHDVLVHIATSVQSRSLKVLMADLVLLTASGPALQRITFTPPLTRRRQEALRALHYVAASKVFLSFRRPFWHEEHIEGGHSNTDRPSRLIFYPAPGEGSLLLASYTWSDAAAPFAGLSTDQALRVALKDVAALHGPVVYRLWDGTGVVKRWAEDPHSQGGFVVQPPLFGQGDEDYDWSFPYGRIYFAGEHTALPHGWVETAVKSALRAAVKINNHVFRVPSPQKQEHASLRKQEHTHAEAREDQDQEVSPGEQQQEELLEGQEPQHEETSPEGHVFVEAIPELRGHVFVETIPQGKGHMHIHKNMPSHMHGHAIPEEHMRGGHKHVGSGTQWHRQSAQRGRSHSVQRGKRHPVPNPV; encoded by the exons ATGGGCGCCAGGAGAGCCCCCCAAAGACCAGCGTGCA CCCCACATCATGCCCTTGTGGCCATCCTCCTGGGTCTGGCAGCCTCTCTGAACTGGAAGGCAGCCTCCAGCCTGAATCCCTTCGATAAGTGCATGGAGGACCCGGACTATGAGCAGCTGCTCAAGGTGGTGACCTGGGGCCTCAATCGGACCTTGAGGCCCCAAAGGGTGGCAGTTGTTGGTGCAGGTATAGCCGGACTGACAGCCGCCAAGGTGCTCGGCGATGCGGGACACAAG GTCACGGTCCTGGAGGCAGATAATCGGATTGGGGGCCGCATCCTCACCTTCCGGGATGGGAAGACAGGCTGGATAGGGGAGCTGGGGGCCATGCGAATGCCCAGCTCCCACAG GATCCTGCACATGCTCTGTAAGAGCCTGGGCCTCAACCTGACCCAGTTCACACAGTATGATGAGAACACGTGGACCGAGGTGAATGACGTGAGGCTGCGGAACTATGTGGTGGAGAAGATGCCAGAAAAGTTGGGCTACAACCTGAGCCACAGAGAGAGAGGCCGTTCCCCAGAGGACATCTACCAGATGGCACTCAACAAG GCCCTCAAGGACCTCAAGGCCTTGGGCTGCAAGAAAGCCATGAAGAAGTTCAATAGGCACACGCTCCTG GAATACCTCCTTGGGGAGGGCAACCTGACCCGGCCGGCCGTGCAGCTCCTGGGAGACGTGATGTCCAAGGAGGGCTTCTTCTACCTCAGCTTTGCAGAGGCTTTACGTGCCCACAGCTGTCTGAGCGACCGACTTCG GTACAGCCGCATTGTGGGTGGCTGGGACCTGCTGCCACGCGCGCTGCTGAGCTCATTGTCCGGGCCGGTGCTGTTGAATGCGCCCGTGGTGGCAATCACTCAGGGGGCGCACGATGTGCTCGTGCACATCGCCACTTCAGTACAGTCTCGTAGCCTGAAGGTGCTGATGGCCGACCTGGTTCTGCTGACGGCCAGTGGGCCTGCGCTGCAGCGCATCACCTTCACGCCGCCACTGACACGGAGGAGGCAGGAGGCCCTGCGCGCGCTGCACTACGTGGCAGCCAGCAAGGTTTTCCTGAGTTTCCGCCGGCCCTTCTGGCACGAGGAGCATATCGAGGGCGGCCACTCCAACACTGACCGCCCATCGCGCCTTATATTCTATCCGGCACCGGGCGAGGGCTCACTACTACTGGCCTCATACACGTGGTCGGATGCTGCAGCCCCTTTCGCCGGCCTGAGCACAGACCAGGCCTTGCGCGTGGCGCTCAAGGACGTGGCGGCCCTGCATGGGCCAGTCGTGTACCGCCTGTGGGACGGCACGGGCGTAGTCAAACGCTGGGCAGAGGACCCGCACAGCCAGGGTGGCTTTGTGGTGCAGCCGCCATTGTTTGGGCAGGGGGATGAGGACTATGACTGGTCATTTCCCTATGGCCGCATTTACTTCGCGGGTGAGCACACAGCCCTTCCACATGGCTGGGTAGAGACTGCTGTCAAGTCCGCATTGCGGGCGGCAGTGAAGATCAATAACCATGTGTTCAGGGTGCCCAGCCCCCAGAAGCAGGAGCATGCCAGTCTCCGGAAGcaggagcacacacatgcagaggccagagaggatcAGGATCAAGAGGTCAGCCCAggtgagcagcagcaggaggaactCCTAGAGGGGCAGGAGCCCCAACACGAAGAGACCAGCCCGGAGGGACACGTGTTTGTGGAGGCCATCCCTGAGTTGCGGGGGCATGTGTTTGTAGAGACCATTCCCCAGGGGAAGgggcatatgcacatacacaaaaatatgcCTTCGCACATGCATGGGCATGCCATCCCTGAAGAGCACATGCGTGGGGGACACAAGCACGTGGGATCTGGTACCCAGTGGCACCGGCAATCTGCACAGAGGGGCAGGTCACACTCCGTGCAAAGGGGGAAGAGGCACCCAGTCCCCAACCCAGTCTAA
- the Il4i1 gene encoding L-amino-acid oxidase isoform X1, producing MEKWGEEAWPGMGRPKTEVQRPRAQGPAPVMPSGWAVPTHNFCRAVCAPHHALVAILLGLAASLNWKAASSLNPFDKCMEDPDYEQLLKVVTWGLNRTLRPQRVAVVGAGIAGLTAAKVLGDAGHKVTVLEADNRIGGRILTFRDGKTGWIGELGAMRMPSSHRILHMLCKSLGLNLTQFTQYDENTWTEVNDVRLRNYVVEKMPEKLGYNLSHRERGRSPEDIYQMALNKALKDLKALGCKKAMKKFNRHTLLEYLLGEGNLTRPAVQLLGDVMSKEGFFYLSFAEALRAHSCLSDRLRYSRIVGGWDLLPRALLSSLSGPVLLNAPVVAITQGAHDVLVHIATSVQSRSLKVLMADLVLLTASGPALQRITFTPPLTRRRQEALRALHYVAASKVFLSFRRPFWHEEHIEGGHSNTDRPSRLIFYPAPGEGSLLLASYTWSDAAAPFAGLSTDQALRVALKDVAALHGPVVYRLWDGTGVVKRWAEDPHSQGGFVVQPPLFGQGDEDYDWSFPYGRIYFAGEHTALPHGWVETAVKSALRAAVKINNHVFRVPSPQKQEHASLRKQEHTHAEAREDQDQEVSPGEQQQEELLEGQEPQHEETSPEGHVFVEAIPELRGHVFVETIPQGKGHMHIHKNMPSHMHGHAIPEEHMRGGHKHVGSGTQWHRQSAQRGRSHSVQRGKRHPVPNPV from the exons ATGGAAAAATGGGGTGAGGAGGCCTGGCCTGGGATGGGCAGGCCCAAGACAGAAGTCCAGAGGCCTAGAGCACAGGGACCAGCACCAGTGATGCCATCTGGATGGGCAGTCCCCACCCACAACTTCTGCAGAGCTGTTTGTG CCCCACATCATGCCCTTGTGGCCATCCTCCTGGGTCTGGCAGCCTCTCTGAACTGGAAGGCAGCCTCCAGCCTGAATCCCTTCGATAAGTGCATGGAGGACCCGGACTATGAGCAGCTGCTCAAGGTGGTGACCTGGGGCCTCAATCGGACCTTGAGGCCCCAAAGGGTGGCAGTTGTTGGTGCAGGTATAGCCGGACTGACAGCCGCCAAGGTGCTCGGCGATGCGGGACACAAG GTCACGGTCCTGGAGGCAGATAATCGGATTGGGGGCCGCATCCTCACCTTCCGGGATGGGAAGACAGGCTGGATAGGGGAGCTGGGGGCCATGCGAATGCCCAGCTCCCACAG GATCCTGCACATGCTCTGTAAGAGCCTGGGCCTCAACCTGACCCAGTTCACACAGTATGATGAGAACACGTGGACCGAGGTGAATGACGTGAGGCTGCGGAACTATGTGGTGGAGAAGATGCCAGAAAAGTTGGGCTACAACCTGAGCCACAGAGAGAGAGGCCGTTCCCCAGAGGACATCTACCAGATGGCACTCAACAAG GCCCTCAAGGACCTCAAGGCCTTGGGCTGCAAGAAAGCCATGAAGAAGTTCAATAGGCACACGCTCCTG GAATACCTCCTTGGGGAGGGCAACCTGACCCGGCCGGCCGTGCAGCTCCTGGGAGACGTGATGTCCAAGGAGGGCTTCTTCTACCTCAGCTTTGCAGAGGCTTTACGTGCCCACAGCTGTCTGAGCGACCGACTTCG GTACAGCCGCATTGTGGGTGGCTGGGACCTGCTGCCACGCGCGCTGCTGAGCTCATTGTCCGGGCCGGTGCTGTTGAATGCGCCCGTGGTGGCAATCACTCAGGGGGCGCACGATGTGCTCGTGCACATCGCCACTTCAGTACAGTCTCGTAGCCTGAAGGTGCTGATGGCCGACCTGGTTCTGCTGACGGCCAGTGGGCCTGCGCTGCAGCGCATCACCTTCACGCCGCCACTGACACGGAGGAGGCAGGAGGCCCTGCGCGCGCTGCACTACGTGGCAGCCAGCAAGGTTTTCCTGAGTTTCCGCCGGCCCTTCTGGCACGAGGAGCATATCGAGGGCGGCCACTCCAACACTGACCGCCCATCGCGCCTTATATTCTATCCGGCACCGGGCGAGGGCTCACTACTACTGGCCTCATACACGTGGTCGGATGCTGCAGCCCCTTTCGCCGGCCTGAGCACAGACCAGGCCTTGCGCGTGGCGCTCAAGGACGTGGCGGCCCTGCATGGGCCAGTCGTGTACCGCCTGTGGGACGGCACGGGCGTAGTCAAACGCTGGGCAGAGGACCCGCACAGCCAGGGTGGCTTTGTGGTGCAGCCGCCATTGTTTGGGCAGGGGGATGAGGACTATGACTGGTCATTTCCCTATGGCCGCATTTACTTCGCGGGTGAGCACACAGCCCTTCCACATGGCTGGGTAGAGACTGCTGTCAAGTCCGCATTGCGGGCGGCAGTGAAGATCAATAACCATGTGTTCAGGGTGCCCAGCCCCCAGAAGCAGGAGCATGCCAGTCTCCGGAAGcaggagcacacacatgcagaggccagagaggatcAGGATCAAGAGGTCAGCCCAggtgagcagcagcaggaggaactCCTAGAGGGGCAGGAGCCCCAACACGAAGAGACCAGCCCGGAGGGACACGTGTTTGTGGAGGCCATCCCTGAGTTGCGGGGGCATGTGTTTGTAGAGACCATTCCCCAGGGGAAGgggcatatgcacatacacaaaaatatgcCTTCGCACATGCATGGGCATGCCATCCCTGAAGAGCACATGCGTGGGGGACACAAGCACGTGGGATCTGGTACCCAGTGGCACCGGCAATCTGCACAGAGGGGCAGGTCACACTCCGTGCAAAGGGGGAAGAGGCACCCAGTCCCCAACCCAGTCTAA
- the Il4i1 gene encoding L-amino-acid oxidase isoform X3, protein MSWLAPHHALVAILLGLAASLNWKAASSLNPFDKCMEDPDYEQLLKVVTWGLNRTLRPQRVAVVGAGIAGLTAAKVLGDAGHKVTVLEADNRIGGRILTFRDGKTGWIGELGAMRMPSSHRILHMLCKSLGLNLTQFTQYDENTWTEVNDVRLRNYVVEKMPEKLGYNLSHRERGRSPEDIYQMALNKALKDLKALGCKKAMKKFNRHTLLEYLLGEGNLTRPAVQLLGDVMSKEGFFYLSFAEALRAHSCLSDRLRYSRIVGGWDLLPRALLSSLSGPVLLNAPVVAITQGAHDVLVHIATSVQSRSLKVLMADLVLLTASGPALQRITFTPPLTRRRQEALRALHYVAASKVFLSFRRPFWHEEHIEGGHSNTDRPSRLIFYPAPGEGSLLLASYTWSDAAAPFAGLSTDQALRVALKDVAALHGPVVYRLWDGTGVVKRWAEDPHSQGGFVVQPPLFGQGDEDYDWSFPYGRIYFAGEHTALPHGWVETAVKSALRAAVKINNHVFRVPSPQKQEHASLRKQEHTHAEAREDQDQEVSPGEQQQEELLEGQEPQHEETSPEGHVFVEAIPELRGHVFVETIPQGKGHMHIHKNMPSHMHGHAIPEEHMRGGHKHVGSGTQWHRQSAQRGRSHSVQRGKRHPVPNPV, encoded by the exons ATGTCTTGGCTGG CCCCACATCATGCCCTTGTGGCCATCCTCCTGGGTCTGGCAGCCTCTCTGAACTGGAAGGCAGCCTCCAGCCTGAATCCCTTCGATAAGTGCATGGAGGACCCGGACTATGAGCAGCTGCTCAAGGTGGTGACCTGGGGCCTCAATCGGACCTTGAGGCCCCAAAGGGTGGCAGTTGTTGGTGCAGGTATAGCCGGACTGACAGCCGCCAAGGTGCTCGGCGATGCGGGACACAAG GTCACGGTCCTGGAGGCAGATAATCGGATTGGGGGCCGCATCCTCACCTTCCGGGATGGGAAGACAGGCTGGATAGGGGAGCTGGGGGCCATGCGAATGCCCAGCTCCCACAG GATCCTGCACATGCTCTGTAAGAGCCTGGGCCTCAACCTGACCCAGTTCACACAGTATGATGAGAACACGTGGACCGAGGTGAATGACGTGAGGCTGCGGAACTATGTGGTGGAGAAGATGCCAGAAAAGTTGGGCTACAACCTGAGCCACAGAGAGAGAGGCCGTTCCCCAGAGGACATCTACCAGATGGCACTCAACAAG GCCCTCAAGGACCTCAAGGCCTTGGGCTGCAAGAAAGCCATGAAGAAGTTCAATAGGCACACGCTCCTG GAATACCTCCTTGGGGAGGGCAACCTGACCCGGCCGGCCGTGCAGCTCCTGGGAGACGTGATGTCCAAGGAGGGCTTCTTCTACCTCAGCTTTGCAGAGGCTTTACGTGCCCACAGCTGTCTGAGCGACCGACTTCG GTACAGCCGCATTGTGGGTGGCTGGGACCTGCTGCCACGCGCGCTGCTGAGCTCATTGTCCGGGCCGGTGCTGTTGAATGCGCCCGTGGTGGCAATCACTCAGGGGGCGCACGATGTGCTCGTGCACATCGCCACTTCAGTACAGTCTCGTAGCCTGAAGGTGCTGATGGCCGACCTGGTTCTGCTGACGGCCAGTGGGCCTGCGCTGCAGCGCATCACCTTCACGCCGCCACTGACACGGAGGAGGCAGGAGGCCCTGCGCGCGCTGCACTACGTGGCAGCCAGCAAGGTTTTCCTGAGTTTCCGCCGGCCCTTCTGGCACGAGGAGCATATCGAGGGCGGCCACTCCAACACTGACCGCCCATCGCGCCTTATATTCTATCCGGCACCGGGCGAGGGCTCACTACTACTGGCCTCATACACGTGGTCGGATGCTGCAGCCCCTTTCGCCGGCCTGAGCACAGACCAGGCCTTGCGCGTGGCGCTCAAGGACGTGGCGGCCCTGCATGGGCCAGTCGTGTACCGCCTGTGGGACGGCACGGGCGTAGTCAAACGCTGGGCAGAGGACCCGCACAGCCAGGGTGGCTTTGTGGTGCAGCCGCCATTGTTTGGGCAGGGGGATGAGGACTATGACTGGTCATTTCCCTATGGCCGCATTTACTTCGCGGGTGAGCACACAGCCCTTCCACATGGCTGGGTAGAGACTGCTGTCAAGTCCGCATTGCGGGCGGCAGTGAAGATCAATAACCATGTGTTCAGGGTGCCCAGCCCCCAGAAGCAGGAGCATGCCAGTCTCCGGAAGcaggagcacacacatgcagaggccagagaggatcAGGATCAAGAGGTCAGCCCAggtgagcagcagcaggaggaactCCTAGAGGGGCAGGAGCCCCAACACGAAGAGACCAGCCCGGAGGGACACGTGTTTGTGGAGGCCATCCCTGAGTTGCGGGGGCATGTGTTTGTAGAGACCATTCCCCAGGGGAAGgggcatatgcacatacacaaaaatatgcCTTCGCACATGCATGGGCATGCCATCCCTGAAGAGCACATGCGTGGGGGACACAAGCACGTGGGATCTGGTACCCAGTGGCACCGGCAATCTGCACAGAGGGGCAGGTCACACTCCGTGCAAAGGGGGAAGAGGCACCCAGTCCCCAACCCAGTCTAA